The following is a genomic window from Solidesulfovibrio fructosivorans JJ].
CCCTGCGCGCGGGCGATACCGGCGGGGCCTACGCCGTCATCCGCAAGACCAACTCCCTGCCGGCGGTGTGCGGCCGGGTCTGCCCCCAGGAAAGCCAGTGCGAGTCCCGCTGCATCCTGGGCAAAAAGGGCGAACCCGTGGCCATCGGCCGGCTCGAGCGCTTTGTGGCCGACACGTTCATGGCCGACGACGCCTGCGAGGAGCTGACCGGCGCGCCCGCCTGCCCTCCGGGACTCGAGGACACGCGCGTGGCCTGCATCGGGGCCGGCCCGTCAAGCCTCACCGTGGCCGGGACGCTGGCCGCCAAGGGCATCGGCGTCGACGTCTACGAGGCCCTGCACGAGCCCGGGGGCGTGCTGGTCTACGGCATTCCGGAGTTCCGCCTGCCCAAAGCCGTGGTGCGGCGCGAAGTCGAGGCCATGCAGGGGCTTGGCGTGCGCTTTTACACCAACTGGGTGGGCGGCCGGACCATCGGCATCGACGAACTGCTGGAGCGCGGCTACAAGGCCGTGTTCCTCGGCGTGGGGGCGGGGCTGCCCGTGTTTCTGGGCATCCCCGGGGAAAACGCCATCGGCGTGTGCTCGGCCAACGAATACCTGACACGCGTCAACCTGGGCCGGGCCTACGCTTTCCCGGAATGGGACACGCCGGTCCATCCGGGCAAGCAGGTGGTGGTCTTCGGCGCGGGCAACGTGGCCCTGGACTCGGCCCGCACCGCCCGGCGCATGGGGGCAGAGCGCGTGGCCATCGTCTACCGGCGCACGGAAAACGAGATGCCGGCCCGGCGCGAGGAACTGCACCAC
Proteins encoded in this region:
- the gltA gene encoding NADPH-dependent glutamate synthase, producing the protein MSAAAPTEGKRKKTPRTAMPEQPPRVRVTNFEEVALGYTREMAMIEAGRCLACKKPACVAGCPVGIDIPGFIAALRAGDTGGAYAVIRKTNSLPAVCGRVCPQESQCESRCILGKKGEPVAIGRLERFVADTFMADDACEELTGAPACPPGLEDTRVACIGAGPSSLTVAGTLAAKGIGVDVYEALHEPGGVLVYGIPEFRLPKAVVRREVEAMQGLGVRFYTNWVGGRTIGIDELLERGYKAVFLGVGAGLPVFLGIPGENAIGVCSANEYLTRVNLGRAYAFPEWDTPVHPGKQVVVFGAGNVALDSARTARRMGAERVAIVYRRTENEMPARREELHHAKEEGVELFCLHSPLSFNSDGNGRLVSVVLQKMRLGEPDDSGRCRPLACEGEYCELPADMAIVAVGTRANPLLPRVTPGLAANTRGYIVIDEETGETSIPNVFAGGDIVTGAATVISAMGAGRRAAAAIADRLM